The Alphaproteobacteria bacterium genome has a segment encoding these proteins:
- a CDS encoding enoyl-CoA hydratase/isomerase family protein, which translates to MLWPDRSWAVSESGTVIPLVDAGWRCITGKVGAPEASGVFVRRTGGTVSTSTHRIEVAREAREGGTVAHVVYDNSRRLNVVGPAALDDLTATFRELAKDPEIRVVVFSGAGGKAFIGGADIYHMAGMKTAEEARAFITRIHLLCQAIRECPVPVICRMEGYTLGGGLEIAAACDFRIAADSAAFGMPEVNVGIPSVVEAALLPRLIGWGRTSWLLLTGQNIGAPKALAWGLVETVVKPRDLDAAIERDIAAIVAAAPRAVRAQKSLMRRWEALPLDEAIRTGIEAFAQSAATGEHTERMEAFVNRKRT; encoded by the coding sequence ATGCTGTGGCCCGACAGGTCATGGGCGGTCAGCGAATCGGGCACGGTCATTCCTCTTGTCGACGCGGGCTGGCGCTGTATTACGGGAAAAGTCGGGGCGCCGGAAGCGTCCGGCGTTTTCGTCAGGCGAACCGGAGGCACAGTGTCGACGTCCACGCACAGAATCGAAGTCGCGCGTGAAGCCCGTGAGGGCGGGACCGTGGCGCATGTCGTCTACGACAATTCCCGGCGGCTCAATGTCGTCGGTCCGGCGGCACTGGATGATCTGACGGCGACCTTCCGCGAGTTGGCGAAGGACCCTGAAATACGCGTCGTGGTGTTCTCGGGCGCCGGCGGCAAGGCCTTTATCGGCGGCGCCGACATCTACCATATGGCCGGCATGAAGACGGCCGAGGAGGCGCGCGCCTTCATCACCAGGATCCATCTGCTGTGCCAGGCGATCCGCGAATGCCCGGTGCCGGTGATCTGCCGCATGGAGGGCTACACTCTGGGCGGCGGGCTCGAGATCGCCGCCGCCTGCGACTTCCGCATCGCCGCCGACAGCGCCGCCTTCGGCATGCCCGAGGTCAATGTCGGCATTCCCTCGGTGGTCGAGGCGGCGCTGCTGCCGCGGCTGATCGGCTGGGGCCGCACCTCGTGGCTGCTGCTGACCGGCCAGAACATCGGCGCGCCCAAGGCGCTAGCGTGGGGCCTGGTCGAGACCGTGGTGAAGCCGCGCGACCTCGACGCGGCGATCGAGCGCGATATCGCGGCCATCGTCGCCGCCGCACCCAGGGCGGTGCGGGCGCAGAAATCGCTGATGCGCCGCTGGGAGGCGCTGCCGCTCGACGAGGCGATCCGCACCGGCATCGAGGCCTTCGCCCAG